One stretch of Thermococcus sp. 21S9 DNA includes these proteins:
- a CDS encoding class III signal peptide-containing protein, producing the protein MGLVFKRRGQISLEFMLVFSIMLIMLLYSVKNVGFDSNSPSSGTLAIQMALEEKSVANVIAGAIDQVYAQGPGSKVTVYAHFNLLRNSKYITSAFNVTSPQVQLLFLGTNDPLFPAGAENSVVAVAVANSTVGPVLTGSNRTGVWVQTYFLYNATSPTGFVVALNPADVPGTMKVVVEWNPAKPVLMVYNSTSETLYINIKPGA; encoded by the coding sequence ATGGGGTTAGTCTTTAAAAGGCGCGGTCAGATTTCACTTGAATTCATGCTGGTGTTCTCAATAATGCTGATTATGCTACTCTACTCCGTCAAAAACGTTGGTTTCGACTCGAACTCGCCCTCCTCCGGGACCCTGGCCATCCAGATGGCCCTCGAGGAGAAGAGCGTTGCGAACGTCATAGCCGGGGCAATCGACCAGGTCTACGCCCAGGGTCCCGGCTCAAAGGTTACGGTTTACGCGCACTTCAACCTGCTCCGCAACTCCAAGTACATAACGAGTGCCTTCAACGTAACCTCCCCCCAGGTGCAGTTGCTCTTCCTTGGAACTAACGACCCGCTCTTCCCTGCCGGTGCTGAGAACTCCGTGGTCGCCGTCGCTGTTGCAAACTCAACTGTTGGCCCTGTGCTTACCGGCTCCAACAGAACGGGAGTTTGGGTTCAGACGTACTTCCTCTACAACGCTACCTCGCCGACGGGTTTCGTCGTTGCCCTCAACCCCGCAGACGTTCCGGGTACCATGAAGGTCGTCGTTGAGTGGAACCCCGCGAAGCCGGTTTTGATGGTGTACAACAGCACCTCCGAGACCCTGTACATAAACATAAAGCCGGGTGCCTGA
- a CDS encoding prenyltransferase/squalene oxidase repeat-containing protein, translating to MNRIMAVLMVILLVIPGAYAGQISGGVNFLSDASSNVQSIRDMSLVLMALSGAQKAVGNTSVDKIDSLAMELLSLQNPDGGWGYLPNETSNVVDTSYALIALLKAEPYVSPVHRSSLVEGVSGAVSYLLTSSSGKGWGYVPGSAPAFYPTVMAVWALGEYGYYYTASPVKGAIDFLLSAPSTLPAPQALALKVIALHAVNYPVPDDIVSNVEELLRSDSITTLDRAMLTYALELVRPLDFTTSFFVSKLLELANVSGDYAYWLSSPTYPLTTPEVVKTSAFALMAVAYLEQYTPQLPVEENPYSAPCFELKALQNDDGGWPLVKPGPSNEKATYYALLALKYCVPTNESIEKALSWARDALAVDGEKMVSTHRFSSAYFYALETLLHFNALSADEKEKAINDIISSQLPYGIGLWGNNLGPQPYQTALAVRALVDLGVPVNDSLIQRAVKWVLGTSNGGWGIYVSTPYFSYMLRPDVMTTVSIIEALQGIVPEDKLKPHADWLVSQRVDGGWAYWKPYYDPVSGRVIQEKPTVELTVRVTDVLEKFGYNFSKDTLNFVIKAKQSGEINGKSVETAFAVMYLSRYKFIPKVTLDNVRLALGSELFTIVTSGLSKNETDDIVNSLVRLYGNSFVVSNTTEIGEGYYIVVAPYGSYNVSAYNPYLGFRVENGNVVVANYTAPVNSSIVLVPGYTPDGNVLFVFYSPSSRWMAVELFTTGFIRYIRGDAMVLTYENDRFIQKVVG from the coding sequence ATGAATAGGATAATGGCGGTTTTAATGGTCATCCTCCTGGTAATTCCCGGCGCTTACGCTGGCCAAATCAGTGGCGGTGTTAACTTTCTCTCGGACGCCTCGTCAAACGTTCAAAGCATCCGCGATATGAGCCTCGTTCTCATGGCACTCTCCGGTGCTCAGAAGGCCGTTGGCAACACCTCAGTGGATAAAATCGACTCCCTTGCCATGGAACTGCTCTCACTCCAGAACCCGGATGGCGGGTGGGGTTACCTTCCAAACGAGACAAGCAACGTGGTTGACACCTCTTATGCCCTCATCGCCCTTCTCAAGGCAGAGCCTTACGTTTCTCCTGTTCACCGCTCCTCCCTCGTTGAGGGTGTCTCGGGCGCGGTGTCCTACCTTCTCACGTCCTCGTCCGGTAAGGGCTGGGGCTACGTTCCTGGCAGTGCTCCCGCATTCTACCCGACCGTTATGGCCGTTTGGGCCCTTGGTGAGTACGGCTATTACTACACTGCGAGCCCGGTAAAGGGGGCAATCGACTTCCTCCTCTCCGCTCCTTCGACCCTTCCCGCTCCCCAGGCTCTTGCGCTCAAGGTTATAGCCCTCCACGCCGTTAACTACCCCGTGCCCGACGACATCGTTTCCAACGTTGAGGAACTCCTCAGGAGCGACTCGATAACGACCCTTGACAGGGCCATGCTCACTTATGCCCTTGAGCTCGTCAGGCCCCTTGACTTCACCACGTCCTTCTTCGTGAGCAAACTGCTTGAACTCGCCAACGTTTCCGGGGACTACGCCTACTGGCTCTCGTCGCCAACTTACCCCCTCACAACTCCCGAGGTCGTTAAGACCTCTGCATTCGCGCTTATGGCCGTTGCATACCTTGAGCAGTACACCCCACAGCTCCCGGTTGAGGAGAACCCATACTCCGCCCCATGCTTCGAGCTTAAGGCCCTCCAGAACGACGACGGAGGCTGGCCCCTCGTTAAACCCGGCCCGTCAAACGAGAAGGCAACATACTACGCCCTCCTTGCCCTCAAGTACTGCGTTCCGACCAACGAGTCCATCGAGAAGGCCCTCTCGTGGGCCAGGGATGCCCTTGCCGTCGATGGGGAGAAGATGGTGAGCACCCACAGGTTCTCCTCCGCCTACTTCTACGCCCTTGAGACACTGCTCCACTTCAACGCCCTCTCGGCGGATGAAAAGGAGAAGGCCATCAACGACATAATCTCCTCCCAACTCCCCTATGGAATTGGCCTCTGGGGCAACAACCTCGGCCCCCAGCCCTACCAGACGGCACTCGCAGTTAGGGCCCTCGTTGACCTTGGCGTCCCGGTGAACGACTCCCTCATTCAGCGCGCCGTTAAGTGGGTTCTTGGCACCTCCAACGGGGGATGGGGAATCTACGTTTCAACGCCCTACTTCTCCTACATGCTGAGGCCCGACGTCATGACGACCGTTTCGATAATCGAGGCCCTTCAGGGAATCGTGCCCGAGGACAAGCTCAAGCCTCACGCGGACTGGCTGGTTTCCCAGCGCGTTGACGGTGGCTGGGCCTACTGGAAGCCCTACTACGACCCCGTGAGCGGTCGCGTTATCCAGGAGAAGCCCACCGTTGAGCTGACCGTCCGCGTCACCGACGTGCTGGAGAAGTTCGGCTACAACTTCAGCAAGGACACCCTCAACTTCGTCATCAAGGCCAAGCAGAGCGGTGAAATCAACGGAAAGTCCGTCGAGACGGCCTTTGCAGTTATGTATCTCTCCCGCTACAAGTTCATCCCGAAGGTCACCCTCGATAACGTCAGGCTGGCCCTTGGTTCCGAGCTCTTCACAATCGTGACCTCAGGTCTCTCCAAGAACGAGACCGACGATATAGTGAACTCTCTCGTCAGGCTCTACGGGAACTCCTTTGTGGTGTCCAATACGACTGAAATAGGCGAGGGCTACTACATAGTCGTGGCGCCCTACGGAAGCTACAACGTCTCCGCCTACAACCCCTACCTCGGCTTCCGCGTCGAGAATGGAAACGTAGTGGTGGCCAACTACACTGCACCGGTGAACTCCTCGATAGTGCTGGTTCCGGGCTACACACCGGACGGAAACGTGCTCTTCGTGTTCTACTCACCATCGAGCAGGTGGATGGCCGTAGAGCTCTTCACAACGGGCTTCATACGCTACATAAGGGGCGACGCGATGGTGCTGACGTACGAGAACGACAGGTTCATCCAGAAGGTCGTGGGGTGA
- a CDS encoding S8 family peptidase: protein MWKKAVLSGLLVLALVLSLFAVPAAAKGSDTVRVVALIDKDDFRGDAVRGIGGKIVYEFKLIDAVVIDVPANAVGKLAKLEGVKKVEFDAQAQLYRGGPPWLVTEPTQPAQTVPWGIERVKAPETWNITTGASNGVIEVAILDTGIDWDHPDLKDNIAWGVSTLDGQVSTDPADWYDGNGHGTHVAGTIAALNNDIGVVGVAPNVEIYAIKVLDDRGSGTYTDIAIGIEQALLGPDGVLDKDGDGIVVGDPDDDAAEVISMSLGGPSDDEYLHDMIIKAYNYGVVIVAASGNEAADQPSYPAIYPEVIAVGATDSNDAVASFSNLQPEVSAPGVDILSTYPDDTYETLSGTSMATPHVSGVVALIQAAYYNKYGKVLPVGTFNDTSTDTVRGILHVTADDLGDPGWDIYYGYGIVRADLAVQAALG, encoded by the coding sequence ATGTGGAAGAAGGCAGTCTTGAGTGGATTGCTCGTTCTGGCACTGGTTCTGTCCCTCTTCGCGGTGCCGGCCGCCGCGAAGGGTAGCGACACGGTTAGGGTGGTTGCCCTTATAGACAAGGACGACTTCAGGGGAGACGCCGTCAGGGGCATTGGCGGTAAAATAGTCTACGAGTTCAAGCTGATTGACGCGGTCGTCATAGACGTTCCCGCGAATGCCGTTGGAAAGCTCGCCAAGCTTGAGGGAGTCAAGAAGGTCGAGTTCGACGCCCAGGCCCAGCTTTACAGGGGAGGCCCGCCGTGGCTCGTTACCGAGCCGACCCAGCCGGCCCAGACCGTCCCCTGGGGAATAGAGCGCGTTAAAGCTCCAGAAACCTGGAACATCACCACCGGCGCCAGCAACGGCGTCATTGAGGTTGCCATACTCGATACCGGAATAGACTGGGACCACCCGGACCTCAAGGACAACATCGCCTGGGGCGTCAGCACGCTCGACGGCCAGGTGAGCACCGACCCCGCTGACTGGTACGACGGCAACGGCCACGGAACTCACGTCGCAGGAACCATCGCGGCTCTTAACAACGACATCGGCGTCGTCGGCGTCGCCCCGAACGTTGAAATCTATGCCATAAAGGTTCTCGACGACAGGGGAAGCGGAACCTACACCGACATCGCAATCGGAATCGAGCAGGCCCTCCTCGGTCCCGACGGGGTCCTTGACAAGGACGGCGACGGAATAGTCGTCGGTGATCCCGACGATGATGCCGCTGAGGTCATAAGCATGTCCCTCGGAGGACCGAGCGACGACGAGTACCTCCACGACATGATAATCAAGGCCTACAACTACGGCGTCGTCATCGTTGCCGCGAGCGGTAACGAGGCCGCCGACCAGCCGAGCTACCCGGCCATCTACCCGGAGGTCATAGCGGTTGGAGCCACCGACTCGAACGATGCCGTTGCCTCCTTCAGCAACCTCCAGCCAGAGGTCAGCGCTCCGGGTGTTGACATACTCAGCACCTACCCGGACGACACCTACGAGACCCTCAGCGGAACCTCAATGGCCACCCCGCACGTCAGTGGTGTCGTTGCGCTCATCCAGGCGGCCTACTACAACAAGTACGGCAAGGTTCTGCCCGTTGGAACCTTTAACGACACCAGCACCGACACCGTCAGGGGAATCCTACATGTTACCGCCGACGACCTTGGAGACCCAGGATGGGACATCTACTACGGCTACGGAATAGTCAGGGCCGACCTGGCAGTCCAGGCGGCTCTTGGCTGA
- the twy1 gene encoding 4-demethylwyosine synthase TYW1, whose protein sequence is MAIVVKANPNMPEEIALLFRKQHYELVGRHSGVKLCHWLKESLTKGRFCYKQKFYGIASHRCLQMTPVLAWCTHNCIFCWRPMEGFLGTELPQPWDDPAFIVEESIKAQRKLLVGYKGNPKVPKEKFEEAWNPKHAAISLSGEPMLYPYMGDLVEEFHKRGFTTFIVTNGTVPERLEEMIREDKLPTQFYVSLTAPDIETYNRVNVPMIPDGWEKIKETLRLMRDAETRTVIRLTLVKGENMHSPEKYAELIKIANPMFVEAKAYMFVGFSRNRLTINNMPRHEEIRAFAEELVKHLPGYHIEDEYEPSRVVLIMRDDVDSRGRGLTGRFISD, encoded by the coding sequence ATGGCGATAGTGGTTAAGGCCAACCCGAACATGCCCGAGGAAATCGCGCTCCTCTTTAGGAAACAGCACTACGAGCTCGTTGGGAGGCACAGCGGAGTTAAGCTCTGCCACTGGCTCAAGGAGAGCCTTACCAAGGGGCGCTTCTGCTACAAGCAGAAGTTCTACGGCATAGCGAGCCACCGCTGTTTGCAGATGACGCCCGTCTTGGCCTGGTGCACCCACAACTGCATCTTCTGCTGGCGCCCGATGGAGGGCTTCCTCGGCACTGAACTGCCCCAGCCCTGGGACGACCCGGCTTTCATCGTCGAGGAGAGCATAAAGGCCCAGAGAAAGCTCCTCGTCGGCTACAAGGGCAACCCCAAGGTTCCGAAGGAGAAGTTCGAGGAAGCGTGGAACCCGAAGCACGCCGCGATTAGCCTCTCCGGCGAGCCGATGCTCTATCCGTACATGGGCGACCTCGTTGAGGAGTTCCACAAGAGGGGCTTCACTACCTTCATAGTCACCAACGGAACCGTTCCCGAAAGGCTGGAGGAAATGATTAGGGAGGACAAGCTCCCAACGCAGTTCTACGTCTCGCTGACCGCTCCTGACATCGAGACCTACAATCGCGTCAACGTCCCGATGATTCCCGACGGCTGGGAGAAGATAAAGGAAACCCTCAGGCTCATGCGTGACGCGGAAACGAGGACGGTGATAAGGCTCACCCTCGTCAAGGGCGAGAACATGCACAGCCCGGAAAAGTACGCCGAGCTGATTAAGATAGCCAACCCGATGTTCGTCGAGGCGAAAGCCTACATGTTCGTCGGCTTCTCGCGGAACAGGCTCACCATCAACAACATGCCGAGGCACGAGGAAATCAGAGCTTTTGCCGAGGAGCTCGTGAAGCACCTGCCGGGCTATCACATCGAGGACGAGTACGAGCCGAGCAGGGTCGTTCTCATCATGCGCGACGACGTGGACAGCAGAGGAAGGGGATTGACGGGAAGGTTCATTTCTGATTGA
- a CDS encoding hydrolase, giving the protein MRRGFVFTLDAVLALFLVLIMITAITTAESQVQSVYKTKMRMGELGDANAMLKLLRTVPLSQLVPADVVQKWENGPDPVINLTLVSPDMSPLEIAATYWAVSPLYPSQNYREKASIILGYILNSTLKGYNYELLINNWTDAFMSKGTYNYTLARDVSAATLVLSGYSYNQTPRGYVARAFLSKLREKVTSYVYQGDYIATKHGSRDIEITYIIPTSQFPVNSTVLNVTWYLEPAYTYSYYDVSLNGYSLDSCLPRYGLVDYGYEITSSSCPALATLVQDAVDNGSDSNFTVVVSKDYQVAGEDGAQHIIITYSTSQASTFKYPHYYYFADVKTYDSVYIEKYVFVPGNLTDLSIKLAGENIKSVTASIRVYGVDSRSFPLIDEGGYFVADNSTLASVVEGMGFNYSDLSGTYFTILFNVTWDGTGELHIDGRNSYVYADYIPFTAMSLYSVDVTQLINDYTVDPTTEYYNTGFYGDVQWDWNIPDYATPLYTTFQLPWLHIVGSNSPCEQKVSILMNATTNTWVKLYDAPVYNTFINAFARWGYTTVTRDYLGNPVENALHGGHNALHLQFGSCYYVSPEHALASVVYLLNAYAPYGNVKPYLMQGYPNVKAYNLTYAYNVSGVVRYGSIIVGDSTAIESGEYMNLTACDLKPDEYAVDDAILRLFNNLGGDGCTKPVLVDLGDTMINYVSLPGVPRSISPITVTLRVWRVGG; this is encoded by the coding sequence ATGAGGCGAGGTTTTGTTTTTACCCTTGATGCAGTCCTCGCTCTATTCCTTGTCCTCATTATGATAACCGCCATCACCACAGCCGAGAGCCAGGTCCAGTCCGTTTACAAGACGAAGATGCGGATGGGAGAGCTTGGGGACGCGAACGCCATGCTCAAACTCCTCCGTACCGTCCCGCTGAGTCAGCTCGTTCCTGCGGACGTCGTTCAGAAGTGGGAGAACGGACCGGACCCTGTAATCAACCTGACCCTCGTGTCCCCGGATATGAGCCCCCTTGAGATAGCCGCCACGTACTGGGCGGTCAGCCCGCTTTACCCCTCCCAGAACTACCGGGAGAAGGCTTCAATAATCCTCGGCTACATCCTGAATTCTACACTCAAGGGCTACAACTACGAGCTCCTGATAAACAACTGGACGGACGCTTTCATGAGCAAGGGAACCTACAACTACACCCTTGCGAGGGACGTCTCTGCCGCGACCCTCGTGCTCAGCGGTTACTCCTACAACCAGACTCCGAGGGGTTACGTTGCGAGGGCTTTCCTGAGCAAGCTGAGGGAGAAAGTCACAAGCTACGTTTACCAGGGTGACTACATCGCCACGAAGCACGGAAGCAGGGACATCGAGATAACGTACATCATCCCAACAAGTCAGTTCCCCGTTAACTCGACTGTGCTGAACGTTACATGGTACCTTGAGCCCGCTTACACATACTCCTACTACGACGTTTCCCTCAACGGTTACTCCCTCGACAGCTGTCTCCCGAGGTACGGGCTCGTTGATTACGGATACGAGATAACCTCCTCCTCGTGTCCTGCATTGGCCACCCTCGTTCAGGATGCCGTTGACAACGGGAGTGACTCCAACTTCACTGTGGTTGTTTCCAAGGACTACCAGGTGGCCGGTGAGGACGGTGCCCAGCACATCATAATAACTTACTCTACCTCGCAGGCGTCCACCTTCAAGTATCCCCACTACTATTACTTCGCAGACGTCAAGACGTACGATTCGGTCTACATTGAGAAGTACGTTTTCGTGCCCGGAAACCTAACGGACCTCTCCATAAAGCTGGCCGGTGAGAACATAAAGTCCGTGACTGCAAGTATTCGCGTCTACGGCGTTGACTCGAGGAGCTTCCCGCTGATTGACGAGGGTGGTTACTTCGTCGCCGACAACAGTACCCTGGCATCGGTTGTGGAGGGAATGGGCTTCAACTACTCGGACCTCTCCGGGACTTACTTCACGATACTCTTCAACGTCACCTGGGACGGCACGGGTGAGCTCCACATCGACGGAAGGAACTCCTACGTCTACGCCGACTACATCCCCTTCACCGCAATGAGTCTTTACTCAGTTGACGTTACCCAGCTCATAAACGACTACACCGTTGACCCCACCACCGAGTACTACAACACTGGCTTCTACGGCGACGTTCAGTGGGACTGGAACATCCCCGACTACGCGACCCCGCTGTATACTACCTTCCAGCTCCCCTGGCTCCACATAGTTGGTTCCAACTCGCCCTGTGAGCAGAAGGTCTCAATCCTGATGAACGCGACGACCAACACCTGGGTCAAGCTCTACGATGCTCCGGTTTACAACACCTTCATCAACGCCTTCGCCCGCTGGGGGTACACGACCGTAACAAGGGACTACCTCGGCAATCCCGTCGAGAACGCCCTCCACGGCGGTCACAACGCGCTTCACCTTCAGTTTGGTAGCTGTTACTACGTCTCGCCCGAGCACGCACTTGCCTCAGTGGTGTACCTGCTCAATGCATACGCTCCCTACGGAAACGTTAAGCCCTACCTGATGCAGGGCTATCCCAACGTCAAGGCTTACAACCTGACATACGCCTACAACGTGAGCGGTGTGGTGAGGTACGGCTCCATAATAGTTGGCGATTCAACGGCGATAGAGAGCGGGGAGTACATGAACCTGACTGCCTGTGACCTCAAACCCGATGAATACGCGGTTGACGACGCCATACTGAGGCTGTTCAACAACCTCGGCGGAGACGGCTGTACCAAGCCTGTGCTCGTTGACCTCGGCGACACGATGATAAACTACGTCTCCCTTCCCGGCGTTCCGAGGTCTATCTCTCCGATAACCGTTACCCTTAGGGTGTGGAGGGTTGGTGGATGA
- a CDS encoding cell division protein FtsZ encodes MRALIIGIGQCGTKIADLFALVDFETLAINTSRGDLDYLKHVPQDRRILIGESITGGKGVNANPILGREAMKRDLPLVMRKINSIVGYEDVDIFFLTFGFGGGTGAGGTPVLAEALKEEYPDSLVVAIGALPLREEGIRPTINAAITIDKLSKIADSIIAIDNNKLKEGNDDISRAYERINYTIVERIASLLALVDVPGEQTLDASDLKFVLKAFGSFATVGYAKADASKVKSLSRLIIKSFESEGLYLDANIESALYGLVAIHGPPEVLKAGDIFEALDYLTSKIRGKQIFRGFYPDPREREVEVVTLLSGIYESKSIEEIVKTAKQYARSFMEAKKEAETKKSELLSGLPDFDDIYPVPEGEE; translated from the coding sequence TTGAGGGCCCTGATAATCGGAATCGGCCAGTGCGGGACGAAGATAGCCGACCTGTTCGCGCTGGTTGACTTCGAAACCCTTGCAATAAACACCTCCCGTGGTGACCTCGACTACCTAAAGCACGTCCCCCAGGACAGGAGAATCCTGATAGGTGAGAGCATAACCGGGGGCAAGGGCGTCAACGCGAACCCAATACTGGGCAGGGAAGCCATGAAGCGCGACCTACCGCTCGTGATGCGCAAGATAAACTCCATAGTCGGCTACGAGGACGTTGACATCTTCTTTCTAACCTTCGGCTTCGGCGGTGGAACCGGCGCCGGCGGAACGCCCGTCCTTGCTGAGGCCCTCAAGGAGGAGTACCCGGACTCGCTCGTCGTTGCCATCGGCGCGCTCCCGCTCAGGGAAGAGGGGATAAGGCCCACAATCAACGCGGCGATAACGATAGACAAGCTCTCCAAGATTGCGGACTCGATAATCGCTATAGACAACAACAAGCTGAAGGAGGGCAACGACGACATAAGCCGGGCCTACGAGAGGATTAACTACACGATAGTTGAGAGGATAGCCTCGCTTCTTGCCTTAGTCGACGTCCCCGGCGAGCAGACCCTTGACGCGAGCGACCTCAAGTTCGTCCTCAAGGCCTTTGGAAGCTTTGCAACGGTTGGCTACGCCAAGGCTGACGCGAGCAAGGTGAAGAGCCTGTCGAGGCTAATCATCAAGTCCTTCGAGAGCGAGGGACTGTATTTGGATGCCAACATTGAGTCCGCCCTCTACGGTCTCGTTGCCATACACGGCCCGCCGGAGGTTCTCAAGGCTGGAGACATCTTCGAGGCCCTCGATTACCTCACGAGCAAAATCAGGGGCAAGCAGATTTTCCGCGGTTTCTACCCGGACCCGCGCGAGAGGGAAGTTGAGGTTGTGACGCTCCTCAGCGGAATCTACGAGAGCAAAAGCATCGAGGAAATCGTTAAAACCGCCAAGCAGTACGCCAGGTCCTTCATGGAGGCCAAAAAAGAGGCTGAAACGAAGAAGAGCGAGCTCCTCAGCGGTTTGCCGGACTTCGACGACATCTACCCGGTTCCCGAGGGTGAGGAGTGA
- a CDS encoding HemK2/MTQ2 family protein methyltransferase gives MPHYYGLRILLDESVYEPAEDTFLLAETLEVNPGETALDVGTGTGLIALLMARKAKHVLGVDVNPKAVELARKNALLNGIGNVEFRLSDLFENVSGRFDVITFNAPYLPGEPEEPIDLALVGGETGREVIDRFIREVPDYLAEKGRVYLVQSSITGIEETLNLFRKVGLRAEVVAKRHLFFEDIVVVQARR, from the coding sequence ATGCCCCATTACTACGGCCTCAGAATCCTGCTCGACGAGAGCGTCTATGAGCCTGCAGAGGACACCTTTCTCCTCGCCGAGACCCTTGAAGTTAACCCCGGTGAAACCGCTTTAGACGTCGGCACCGGAACCGGGCTGATAGCCCTCCTCATGGCGAGGAAAGCCAAACACGTCCTCGGCGTTGACGTGAATCCAAAGGCCGTAGAGCTCGCAAGGAAGAACGCCCTGCTGAACGGAATCGGGAACGTCGAGTTTCGCCTGAGCGACCTCTTCGAGAACGTCTCGGGAAGGTTTGATGTGATAACGTTCAACGCCCCCTATCTACCGGGTGAGCCGGAGGAGCCAATAGACTTGGCCCTCGTCGGTGGGGAAACCGGGAGGGAGGTGATAGACCGGTTCATCCGGGAGGTGCCGGATTACCTGGCCGAAAAGGGCAGGGTTTACCTCGTCCAGAGCTCAATAACCGGGATTGAAGAAACGCTGAACCTTTTCCGGAAAGTCGGCCTTAGGGCTGAGGTCGTCGCCAAAAGGCACCTCTTCTTTGAGGACATCGTGGTCGTTCAGGCAAGGCGGTAG